CTTCCCTGGGGTCGGCTAGGAACCGCGGCCGATGTAGGAAATGCCGCTGCGTTTCTCGCTTCGGAGGAAGCGGCCTATGTCACCGGAACGACACTGGTAGTCGACGGCGGGTTATGGCTCAAGGCGGCGCGCGCTTAGCCCCGCGCCTATTTGCAATCGCAAGTTACGATCCGAATCTCAACATGGCTTGAAGAATCCTCGTGAGCGAACCGTTAGTATTCCTCAACGGCGATCTGCTGCCGGCCTCGCGCGCGCATTTGGCGATTTACGACGCCGGCCTGGTATTTGGGGCCACGGTGACCGAGATGACGCGGACCTTCAGTCATCAACCCTTTCGTTTGCAAGATCACTTGGATCGACTGTTTCGCTCTTTGAGTTCCGTGGGATTCGACATCGGCATGTCTCGCGATGAGCTGTCCGAGGTTTCGCAGAAGTTGCTGGCACACAACGCGGCACAAATCGAGACTGACGATGAGTTGGGTTTGATCCATTTCGTCACCGCCGGCGAGTACAGCCGCTACGCCAGTTCGCCGAATCAGGCCGTCCGCACGACGCCCACGATTTGCGTCCACACGTTTCCCTTGGCATTGCACATGTGGGCGGCCAAGATCGAGCACGGAGCCCATTTAATCACTCCCCAGATCCGTCACGTACCGCCGGAGTGCTATGACCCACAGATAAAGAATCGCAGCCGGCTCCATTATTACCTGGCCGAGCAGGAGGCGCGATCCGTCGATCCGGATGCCTCGGCATTGCTCTTGGATCTGGATGGAAACGTCACTGAAACGAGCGCCGCCAACTTTCTCATGGTCGAACAAGGCACGATCGTTTCTCCCCCGCTAGCCCGTACTTTGCCAGGGATCAGCCGGCAGACAGTGAGCGAACTGGCAGGAAAACTCGGCATCCCGTTTGTCGAGCGCGATATCGCACTCTCGGAAGCTCTTCGCTCTGACGAGGCGCTATTGTCGAGCACATCCTATTGCCTTCTGCCGGTAACACGAATCAACGGCACGGCAATTGGCAGTGGGCAGCCCGGTCCTCTGTTCGCACGGCTCATCGACGGCTGGAGCGGATTGGTTGGCCTCGACATTCGACGGCAAATCCTCTGCAGCAGCGGCGGCAATTCCCGCCGTGGTATCTGACGTCAAAGTCCATCCGTGCAATGTGACAGCCCATCGAAGTTTATCGGTCTTGCGTGGTAACGAATGGGCCGGCACTTTCGTTGGCCCCTTGAAATCTGTCAGGGTATTGACGCCGGATGGCCAGCCGACAGGGTCACGCACCGTCGCGCCAGGCATTACACCTGCCTACAAATCCGCCAAAACCTACAGATTCGTTAGCTTCGGAAGCTCCTCTTGCGGGGTTAGATACGTAATGAATTAGAATAGGGATAAGCTCTCGGCCGATGGATTTTGAAGCGGACGACATCCGGCCGGCGCGGCACATCGAATTTCGGGGATCCCATGCGGACTGTACGCGTCGGTTCGGGGGCCGTGCTGTTGGTGCTGCTCGTGATTGGCAAAGCATATTGTGCTGCGCCCACGATGACCTCACGGCCGTCGAAAGAAGGCCTCGACTTCTTCGAAAAGCACATCCGACCCGTCCTCGTCCACAACTGTTACGAATGCCATTCGGGCGATGCCGCCAAAGCCAAGGGGCACTTGCTGCTTGATACTGCCGAAGGAATGCGCAAAGGGGGCGATTCCGGCGCAGTGATTCTACCTGGCCATGCCGATTCGAGCTTGTTGGTCGAGGCCATCCGCTACGAGGGGCTCGAAATGCCCCCCAAGGCGCAGCTGCCCGACGACGTGATCGAGGACTTTGTGCAGTGGATCGACATGGGCGCCCCTGATCCGCGCGTCGGCAAAGCGGCCAAGCCCAAGGGCAAGATCGATCTGGCCGAGGCGCGCAAGTACTGGGCCTTCCGACCGCCGAAGCGC
This genomic stretch from Pirellulales bacterium harbors:
- a CDS encoding aminotransferase class IV, with amino-acid sequence MSEPLVFLNGDLLPASRAHLAIYDAGLVFGATVTEMTRTFSHQPFRLQDHLDRLFRSLSSVGFDIGMSRDELSEVSQKLLAHNAAQIETDDELGLIHFVTAGEYSRYASSPNQAVRTTPTICVHTFPLALHMWAAKIEHGAHLITPQIRHVPPECYDPQIKNRSRLHYYLAEQEARSVDPDASALLLDLDGNVTETSAANFLMVEQGTIVSPPLARTLPGISRQTVSELAGKLGIPFVERDIALSEALRSDEALLSSTSYCLLPVTRINGTAIGSGQPGPLFARLIDGWSGLVGLDIRRQILCSSGGNSRRGI